One Malania oleifera isolate guangnan ecotype guangnan chromosome 10, ASM2987363v1, whole genome shotgun sequence genomic region harbors:
- the LOC131165891 gene encoding protein IQ-DOMAIN 3: MGKKGNWFSAVKKALSPESKEKKHQETRKSKKKWFRKHRSTDLLSSPAETTAILVPPTSVEEVKLTEAENEQSKHAYSVALATAVAAEAAVAAAHAAAEVVRLTSTTRFSGKSKEEVAAIRIQTAFRGYMARRALRALRGLVRLKSLIQGQSVKRQATTTLRCMQTLAHLQSQIRARRIRMSEENQALQRQLQQKSEKELEKLRASVGEEWDHSMQSREQIEASILNKQEAAMRRERALAYAFSHQQMWKNSSKSANPTFMDPNNPHWGWSWLERWMAARPWESKSAVDKELNSDYGSVRSSTSRGLSIGEITKAYSQRDLNTYSKPSPTGQRTSRPPSRQSPSTPPSKAPSSVSGSGKMKQGSQKGSPWGAEDDSRSMLSVQSERYRRHTIGGSLSARDDESLASSPAVPSYMASTESARAKSRLPSPLGLEKNGTPERPSVSSAKKKLSFPASPAGPRRHSGPPRVDANSLKDFVAHPQEKTSNGGDR; the protein is encoded by the exons ATGGGGAAGAAAGGGAATTGGTTTTCTGCGGTAAAGAAAGCTCTAAGCCCCGAGTCCAAGGAGAAGAAACATCAG GAAACCCGAAAATCCAAGAAAAAATGGTTTAGGAAACACAGGAGCACGGATCTGTTATCTTCGCCTGCAGAAACTACAGCAATTCTTGTTCCTCCAACTTCAGTTGAGGAAGTGAAATTGACAGAAGCTGAAAATGAACAGAGCAAGCATGCTTACTCTGTGGCACTCGCTACTGCCGTGGCTGCAGAGGCGGCGGTTGCTGCTGCTCATGCTGCCGCTGAGGTGGTTCGACTTACAAGTACAACCCGTTTTTCGGGCAAATCAAAGGAGGAAGTTGCAGCTATAAGGATTCAGACAGCATTCCGGGGATACATG GCAAGGAGGGCATTGCGGGCTTTGAGAGGTCTTGTGAGATTGAAATCATTGATACAAGGGCAATCTGTCAAGCGTCAAGCAACCACCACCTTAAGATGCATGCAGACTCTTGCTCATTTGCAGTCTCAGATCCGTGCAAGGAGGATTAGAATGTCAGAGGAGAACCAGGCTCTCCAGCGGCAGCTGCAGCAGAAGAGCGAGAAAGAGCTTGAGAAGTTGAGAGCTTCT GTGGGAGAAGAATGGGATCATAGTATGCAATCAAGGGAGCAAATTGAAGCTAGCATACTGAACAAGCAGGAGGCTGCTATGAGAAGAGAAAGGGCATTGGCTTATGCATTTTCTCATCAG CAAATGTGGAAGAACTCATCAAAATCTGCCAACCCAACATTCATGGATCCGAACAATCCTCATTGGGGATGGAGTTGGTTAGAGCGATGGATGGCAGCCCGGCCATGGGAGAGCAAGAGTGCAGTAGATAAAGAACTCAACAGCGACTACGGTTCTGTAAGGAGCAGCACAAGCCGTGGTTTGTCCATTGGAGAAATCACCAAAGCCTACTCTCAGCGCGATCTCAATACGTACAGCAAGCCTTCCCCAACTGGCCAAAGAACAAGTCGCCCTCCCAGCCGCCAATCCCCTTCCACTCCCCCTTCCAAGGCACCATCTTCAGTATCGGGGTCCGGGAAAATGAAGCAAGGGAGCCAGAAGGGGAGTCCTTGGGGTGCAGAAGATGACTCAAGAAGCATGCTTAGCGTCCAGTCAGAACGCTATAGGAGGCATACTATTGGAGGGTCATTATCAGCGAGGGATGATGAGAGCCTCGCAAGCTCACCTGCTGTCCCAAGTTACATGGCTTCCACGGAGTCAGCAAGGGCCAAGTCTCGCTTGCCAAGCCCACTGGGGTTGGAGAAGAATGGAACTCCTGAGAGGCCATCAGTGAGTTCTGCAAAGAAGAAGCTCTCATTCCCAGCTTCCCCGGCTGGGCCAAGGAGACACTCTGGTCCTCCACGGGTGGATGCTAACTCCCTTAAGGACTTTGTTGCACACCCACAAGAGAAAACTAGCAATGGTGGGGACAGGTAG